Proteins found in one Apostichopus japonicus isolate 1M-3 chromosome 16, ASM3797524v1, whole genome shotgun sequence genomic segment:
- the LOC139983624 gene encoding uncharacterized protein yields the protein MAGWPTLIASLVCAMSVASASGRSIESSIPLTTRYLQILIDMSLDYYKTIPDTTPYLDLSFCQCSKTEMTSGPIIRDMSYALLYLSDWLLLQCAQNDNQTQRKQGLAIGQLYSLFGNNQNYTVDPSLDRATDCNSTTIDGTRFGKSLQLVMFYLINDLEVNTSDLCTDCNQQ from the exons ATGGCAGGCTGGCCAACGTTAATAG CCTCTCTCGTGTGTGCGATGTCTGTGGCTTCGGCTTCGGGACGGAGTATAGAAAGCTCGATCCCACTCACTACAAGGTACCTTCAAATTCTTATCGACATGTCGTTGGATTACTACAAG ACTATCCCTGATACAACGCCATACCTAGATCTAAGCTTTTGCCAGTGCAGTAAAACG GAGATGACTTCTGGACCAATTATTCGAGACATGAGCTACGCATTACTATATTTGAGCGATTGGTTACTACTACAGTGTGCTCAAAATGACAACCAAACACAACGTAAACAAGGACTAGCTATTGGACAATTATATAGTCTGTTCGGGAATAACCAGAATTATACAGTGGACCCCTCTCTG GATAGAGCTACCGATTGCAACTCGACTACCATCGACGGGACTCGTTTCGGTAAAAGTCTGCAGCTTGTGATGTTTTATCTGATAAATGATCTCGAAGTGAACACGTCAGATTTATGTACCGACTGCAACCAACAGTGA